In the Clostridium sporogenes genome, one interval contains:
- the groL gene encoding chaperonin GroEL (60 kDa chaperone family; promotes refolding of misfolded polypeptides especially under stressful conditions; forms two stacked rings of heptamers to form a barrel-shaped 14mer; ends can be capped by GroES; misfolded proteins enter the barrel where they are refolded when GroES binds): MAKSLLFGEDARRSMQAGVDKLADTVKVTLGPKGRNVVLDKKFGSPLITNDGVTIAREIELEDAYENMGAQLVKEVATKTNDVAGDGTTTATLLAQAIIREGLKNVTAGANPIQIRTGIRKAVEKAVEEIKVISKPVNGKEDIARVAAISAASEEVGKLIADAMEKVGNDGVITVEESKSMGTELEVVEGMQFDRGYVSAYMVTDTEKMEAVLDDAYILITDKKVSNIQEILPVLEQIVQQGKKLLIISEDIEGEALSTLVLNKLRGTFTCVGVKAPGFGDRRKEMLQDIAILTGGEVISEELGRDLKDVTIDMLGRADSVKVTKENTTIVNGKGDKKSIEERVSQIKVQIEDTTSEFDKEKLQERLAKLAGGVAVIRVGAATETELKEEKLRIEDALAATKAAVEEGIVPGGGTAYIDIIPKMADLTSDVMDVKLGINIIRKALEEPVKQIANNAGAEGAVIIEKVKASEVGVGYDALNNKYVDMLKIGIVDPTKVTRSALQNAASVASTFLTTEAAVADIPEKENIPPMAPGMGMEGMY, translated from the coding sequence ATGGCAAAAAGTTTATTGTTTGGAGAAGATGCTAGAAGATCAATGCAAGCTGGTGTTGATAAATTAGCTGATACAGTAAAAGTAACACTTGGACCAAAAGGAAGAAACGTTGTTTTAGATAAAAAGTTTGGATCACCATTAATAACAAATGATGGTGTTACAATAGCAAGAGAAATAGAATTAGAAGATGCATATGAAAATATGGGTGCACAACTTGTAAAAGAAGTTGCAACTAAAACAAATGATGTAGCAGGAGATGGTACTACAACAGCTACATTATTGGCTCAAGCTATAATAAGAGAAGGTCTAAAAAATGTTACAGCAGGAGCTAATCCAATTCAAATAAGAACAGGAATAAGAAAGGCTGTAGAAAAAGCTGTAGAAGAAATAAAAGTTATTTCTAAACCTGTAAATGGAAAAGAAGATATTGCTAGAGTTGCTGCTATATCAGCTGCAAGTGAAGAAGTAGGAAAACTTATTGCAGATGCTATGGAAAAAGTAGGAAATGACGGAGTTATAACTGTAGAAGAATCAAAATCCATGGGAACTGAACTAGAAGTAGTTGAAGGTATGCAATTTGATAGAGGATATGTAAGTGCATATATGGTAACTGATACTGAAAAAATGGAAGCAGTATTAGATGATGCATATATTTTAATAACTGATAAAAAAGTATCTAACATACAAGAAATCTTACCTGTTTTAGAACAAATAGTTCAACAAGGTAAAAAATTATTAATAATAAGTGAAGACATAGAAGGGGAAGCTTTAAGCACATTAGTACTTAACAAGTTAAGAGGAACATTTACTTGTGTAGGTGTAAAAGCACCAGGCTTTGGAGATAGAAGAAAAGAAATGCTTCAAGATATAGCTATTTTAACAGGTGGAGAAGTTATTTCTGAAGAATTAGGAAGAGATTTAAAAGATGTTACTATAGACATGTTAGGAAGAGCAGATAGTGTAAAAGTTACTAAAGAAAACACTACAATAGTTAATGGTAAAGGTGATAAAAAATCTATAGAAGAAAGAGTATCTCAAATAAAAGTACAAATTGAAGATACAACTTCAGAATTTGATAAAGAAAAACTTCAAGAAAGACTTGCTAAATTAGCAGGTGGAGTTGCTGTTATAAGAGTTGGAGCAGCTACAGAAACTGAATTAAAAGAAGAAAAACTAAGAATAGAAGATGCTCTTGCAGCTACAAAGGCAGCAGTAGAAGAAGGAATAGTTCCAGGTGGTGGAACAGCATATATAGATATTATTCCTAAAATGGCTGATTTAACTTCTGATGTTATGGATGTTAAATTAGGAATAAACATAATAAGAAAAGCTTTAGAAGAACCAGTAAAGCAAATAGCTAACAATGCAGGTGCTGAAGGAGCAGTAATAATTGAAAAAGTTAAGGCTAGCGAAGTAGGCGTAGGATATGATGCTTTAAATAATAAATATGTAGATATGTTAAAAATTGGTATAGTTGATCCAACTAAGGTTACAAGATCAGCATTACAAAATGCAGCATCAGTTGCATCAACTTTCTTAACAACAGAAGCTGCAGTAGCAGATATCCCAGAAAAAGAAAACATACCACCAATGGCTCCAGGAATGGGAATGGAAGGAATGTATTAA